CCCGTAGAACGGCACCGCCGCCGCCAGGCGCGGCTCGCCCGCGGCCAGCAGCCGCCACACGAACCCGCCGCCCATGCAGAACCCGACCGCTGCGACCTTCTTGCCGGGCAGCCGCCGCTGCAGTTCGTCCACCCCGGACCTCAGGTCGGCCACCGCGTCCTCGGGCGGGATCTCCCCGAGCGCGGCCGTCGCCTCGGCGGGGTCGGCGAACGTCGCGGTGCCGCCCCGCGCCGAGAGAAGGTCGATCGCTAACGCGGAGTAGCCGATTCCCGCGAACCGGCCCGCCACCGAGCGGATGTAGTCGTTGAGCCCCTTGTTCTCGTGAGTGACGAGGACACCTCCGCGGGCGTCCGGTGCCTCGGCCCACGCGCCCTGCAGTTCGCCGCGCGGACCCGCCCAGGTGACCGGCGCGGTCGTCAGCGCGGTCTCGGAACCCGGGGGCGGCGCGCTCGTCGTCACCGCACCGCTCGAGGTGACCGGCGCCTCGGCCGTCGGCTCCTTGTTCTTGCTGCACGCGGTGAACAGTGCGGTCGC
The window above is part of the Mycolicibacterium rutilum genome. Proteins encoded here:
- a CDS encoding dienelactone hydrolase family protein; the protein is MTPLQRYIAEEIATDHVDGLLSRREALRRLALLGVGTAAATALFTACSKNKEPTAEAPVTSSGAVTTSAPPPGSETALTTAPVTWAGPRGELQGAWAEAPDARGGVLVTHENKGLNDYIRSVAGRFAGIGYSALAIDLLSARGGTATFADPAEATAALGEIPPEDAVADLRSGVDELQRRLPGKKVAAVGFCMGGGFVWRLLAAGEPRLAAAVPFYGPTPDNPDFAGSKDVAVLGIYAAQDQRVNATEPVARAALEKAGLTFELVTEPDANHAFFNDTGERYNATAAADAWRRVQDWFTRYLA